One Bufo gargarizans isolate SCDJY-AF-19 chromosome 3, ASM1485885v1, whole genome shotgun sequence DNA segment encodes these proteins:
- the LOC122930737 gene encoding cell death activator CIDE-B-like — translation MEFISNLGAGAFRSVSSVGSEISRRVKTVSAPPQRPFRVCSHDRSVRKGVTAGSLRELIAKAMDALFLTGIVTLVLEEDGTLLDTEEYFDTLEDGSVVMVLEKQQKWNPRKGVLSYSLQQEKPKNSRDIARITFDVYKLNPRDVFGSLNIKATFYGLYSMSCDFQFLGPKKVVRELMRLLSAALNGMGRLLLTASGVLRRLLEGGDHWQNRICEYEG, via the exons ATGGAGTTTATATCTAACCTCGGCGCTGGGGCTTTCAG GTCTGTCTCATCAGTAGGCTCAGAGATATCTCGAAGAGTGAAAACTGTCTCCGCACCACCACAGAGACCTTTCCGTGTATGTAGTCATGACCGATCCGTGCGCAAAGGAGTTACCGCTGGCTCCCTGCGAGAGCTCATAGCAAAG GCTATGGATGCGCTCTTTCTAACAGGTATTGTAACTTTAGTACTGGAGGAAGATGGGACATTATTGGATACAGAAGAATACTTTGACACCCTGGAAGATGGTTCAGTGGTCATGGTTTtggaaaaacaacaaaaatggaATCCAagaaag GGCGTGTTGTCTTATTCCTTGCAACAAGAGAAACCAAAGAACAGCCGGGATATTGCACGAATCACATTTGATGTATACAAGCTAAACCCCCGTGATGTGTTTGGCAGTCTTAATATAAAGGCCACCTTCTATGGCTTGTATTCTATGAGCTGTGACTTCCAGTTCTTAGGACCAAAGAAAGTGGTCAG GGAACTAATGCGGCTTCTGTCAGCAGCTCTGAATGGAATGGGACGTCTGTTGCTTACTGCCTCGGGAGTACTAAGACGGCTGCTCGAAGGTGGAGATCACTGGCAGAATCGAATCTGTGAATATGAAGGCTGA